Proteins from a single region of Cytophagaceae bacterium:
- a CDS encoding arsenate reductase encodes MLTIYGIPNCDTVKKSRDTIGNYGIEYLFHDYKKNGISRDKLEEWLQQIPLSTLVNKKGTTYRGLDEQQKSDLESIETAIPVLMSNPSVIKRPVIEDQKIVAVGFDKDQYEKLFSKG; translated from the coding sequence ATGCTTACCATTTACGGCATACCCAATTGCGACACAGTAAAAAAATCACGGGATACAATCGGCAATTATGGCATAGAATACCTTTTTCATGACTATAAAAAAAACGGAATCAGCCGGGATAAACTGGAGGAGTGGTTGCAACAGATTCCATTGAGTACGCTTGTTAACAAAAAAGGAACCACTTACCGCGGATTGGATGAACAACAGAAAAGCGACCTGGAAAGCATTGAAACGGCCATTCCTGTACTAATGAGCAACCCATCGGTAATAAAACGCCCGGTAATAGAAGACCAAAAAATAGTGGCGGTAGGTTTTGACAAAGACCAATACGAAAAGCTATTCTCTAAAGGTTGA
- a CDS encoding thioredoxin family protein produces the protein MKKSFLQVIKFFVVFGMVSLSSCHSQTQKKVESVVIDKTKVTWNPSIDDALAQAKAQGKILFVECFSPTCPVCQSMEPFFKKPEVATKFNTDFINYKLDVGNAEQVKFLNARNIWLPSFPQFLFFDSEGTLVHQAEVTPDVKSFLSAAEMAQNPDKRAGNYKKRFDGGERSFDLLVQYAAFCRLTKDTLSNISAANELFKLYPKNELGTEASWKITKKCVSDIDNGFATYWFNHVPQAAAFEVKEGHAGNENNILGTIVQTSLFSAKGKQYGTAKLAMVKDYMVKSGAGQYVDGVTWELESLALIREGKAPQSLVVGDKMSRKYEGNGQAQVYITSLFNKNYPDKAYVAKAKAWMAKAKASIKDEKLMAEYYYESARLNKNAGDIPQAKADATQARNLAVKYQMDLVKYNELVSSL, from the coding sequence ATGAAAAAGTCTTTTCTGCAGGTTATTAAGTTTTTTGTGGTTTTCGGAATGGTTTCGCTCAGCAGCTGTCACAGCCAGACTCAAAAAAAAGTCGAAAGTGTAGTTATTGACAAAACCAAAGTGACCTGGAACCCTAGCATTGATGATGCCCTGGCCCAAGCTAAAGCACAAGGTAAAATACTTTTTGTGGAGTGTTTTTCACCCACCTGTCCTGTTTGCCAGAGTATGGAGCCTTTTTTTAAAAAACCGGAAGTGGCCACAAAATTCAATACTGACTTTATCAATTATAAGCTCGATGTGGGTAATGCAGAGCAAGTTAAGTTTCTCAACGCCAGGAATATTTGGTTGCCTAGTTTCCCGCAATTTTTATTTTTTGACTCGGAAGGTACGTTGGTGCATCAGGCAGAGGTGACCCCTGATGTTAAATCATTTTTAAGTGCTGCTGAAATGGCACAAAACCCTGATAAACGTGCCGGAAATTATAAAAAACGCTTTGATGGAGGAGAAAGGTCGTTCGATTTACTTGTGCAGTATGCCGCCTTTTGCAGGCTAACCAAAGATACTTTATCCAATATTTCTGCTGCCAATGAGCTGTTTAAACTGTACCCCAAAAATGAATTGGGAACCGAAGCCAGTTGGAAAATTACCAAAAAATGCGTTTCAGATATTGATAATGGATTTGCGACTTATTGGTTTAACCATGTGCCACAGGCAGCGGCTTTTGAAGTAAAAGAAGGTCATGCTGGTAATGAGAATAATATTTTAGGAACAATAGTTCAAACTTCTTTATTTAGTGCCAAAGGAAAACAGTATGGAACTGCCAAACTTGCAATGGTTAAAGATTATATGGTAAAATCGGGTGCCGGTCAATATGTAGATGGGGTTACCTGGGAACTGGAATCACTGGCTTTGATAAGAGAAGGTAAAGCTCCTCAATCATTGGTGGTAGGTGACAAAATGTCGAGAAAGTATGAGGGAAATGGCCAGGCTCAGGTTTATATTACCAGTTTATTTAACAAAAATTATCCTGATAAAGCCTACGTTGCAAAAGCAAAAGCCTGGATGGCAAAAGCCAAAGCCTCTATTAAGGATGAGAAATTGATGGCAGAGTATTATTATGAATCAGCCAGGTTAAATAAAAATGCCGGCGATATACCTCAGGCCAAAGCCGATGCCACTCAAGCAAGAAATCTGGCCGTCAAGTATCAAATGGACCTTGTTAAATATAATGAGCTTGTAAGTTCATTGTGA
- a CDS encoding GHKL domain-containing protein: MAFRLKLNIRGQLTLQFLMLVGFLFMFFSVSIYFFSKLYLEKRFYKKLQDRAITTSALFFDFQANNKAIRKIVENTEKEYLTQEIISIIDIKRDLFVFSTSFRNEEFHRLLLKKIDSLQTFGTSNLGAYKMAFLKIKDSSGDYWVLVSAKDTVGAEALDDLRKILLIMLLVALLLIGFMGWYLANSAFSPISGIINQLGRIFPKNISKRIELSNFEDEIGQLASTINQLLERVENSVFTQKMFVANISHELKNPLTKIFTQIELLEMKYKDNAELYPQIKGLREDTLKLNHLTQSILQLANVFSDESALPMQKIRIDELLFDSISDYKKWNPENQVEVGWEQVPEDDNLLIINGNDDALKVVFKNLIDNACKFSDNHKARILINPQTECVQISVNNRGIQIPADESEKVFQPFFRSNATAKGKIGHGVGLAIVKQIVDLHKGKLTVEPIVDGNSFILLFYHN, translated from the coding sequence ATGGCATTCAGACTGAAACTAAATATTAGAGGGCAACTCACCCTTCAGTTTTTGATGCTGGTGGGATTCCTGTTTATGTTTTTTTCGGTAAGTATATATTTTTTTAGTAAGCTATATCTTGAAAAACGATTTTATAAAAAACTGCAGGACAGAGCCATCACAACTTCGGCTCTGTTTTTTGATTTTCAAGCCAATAATAAAGCCATAAGGAAAATTGTAGAAAATACTGAAAAAGAATATCTTACACAGGAAATCATTTCAATAATCGACATCAAACGTGATCTATTTGTGTTTTCTACAAGTTTCAGAAATGAAGAATTTCACAGGCTTTTGCTCAAAAAAATAGATTCATTGCAAACTTTTGGGACTTCCAACCTGGGAGCCTATAAAATGGCGTTTCTTAAAATAAAAGATTCATCAGGCGATTATTGGGTTTTGGTAAGTGCTAAAGACACCGTAGGTGCCGAAGCATTGGACGATCTCAGAAAAATCCTGCTCATAATGCTGTTGGTGGCTTTGCTTTTGATAGGTTTTATGGGGTGGTATCTTGCCAATAGTGCGTTTTCGCCTATATCTGGGATAATTAATCAACTGGGAAGGATTTTCCCCAAAAATATTTCCAAACGCATAGAACTCTCCAACTTTGAAGATGAAATAGGTCAATTGGCCAGTACCATAAATCAATTGTTAGAAAGAGTCGAAAACTCAGTTTTTACCCAAAAAATGTTTGTCGCAAATATTTCTCATGAGTTAAAAAATCCACTGACCAAGATATTTACCCAGATCGAATTGTTGGAAATGAAATATAAAGACAATGCAGAATTGTATCCACAAATTAAAGGGTTACGGGAAGATACCCTAAAACTCAATCACCTTACACAATCGATTTTACAGTTGGCCAATGTATTTTCTGATGAGTCTGCTCTTCCAATGCAGAAAATCAGAATAGATGAATTGCTTTTTGATTCCATCTCAGATTATAAAAAATGGAATCCTGAAAACCAGGTTGAAGTAGGATGGGAGCAAGTGCCGGAAGATGATAATTTGCTTATTATCAATGGCAATGATGATGCTCTGAAAGTGGTTTTTAAAAATCTGATTGATAATGCCTGTAAGTTTTCTGATAATCATAAGGCCAGAATTTTAATTAATCCACAAACTGAATGTGTACAAATTAGTGTCAATAACAGAGGCATTCAAATTCCTGCCGATGAGTCAGAAAAAGTGTTCCAACCATTTTTTAGATCCAACGCAACTGCTAAAGGAAAGATTGGGCACGGTGTCGGACTTGCAATTGTTAAGCAAATAGTTGATTTGCACAAAGGTAAACTGACCGTTGAGCCAATTGTGGATGGCAATAGTTTTATTCTTCTATTTTATCATAATTGA
- a CDS encoding LexA family transcriptional regulator gives MKKISKNIAHLRHLRGISQEALANDLDITRSRLSSWEEHRAEPPIDLIVRLSEYFNVSVDSLLKIDLTKVKDLRDLLKIGGNRILFPVMVDGEGRDLVELVPIRASAGYLQGYSDEEYIQNLPRISLPFTDVGKFRGFPIKGDSMPPLETGAYVIGKYVEDLTDIKDGKTYVVLTQNDGLVYKRLYNKIEEDGTIHLHSDNKTYVPYQIKPEEVFELWSFVASLNPTDQPISDLLYNTIQSIQADVAQLRMQQLKGKV, from the coding sequence ATGAAAAAGATAAGTAAAAATATTGCCCACCTGCGTCACCTGAGAGGAATCTCACAGGAGGCCTTGGCCAATGACCTCGACATCACACGCTCACGACTGAGCTCCTGGGAAGAACACCGTGCCGAGCCACCAATAGACCTCATAGTGAGGCTCTCGGAGTATTTTAATGTATCGGTAGATTCTTTACTTAAAATAGACCTGACCAAAGTAAAAGACTTGCGTGATCTGCTCAAAATCGGGGGTAACCGCATATTGTTCCCCGTGATGGTAGATGGCGAAGGAAGAGACCTGGTAGAGCTGGTACCCATAAGAGCCTCAGCCGGATACCTCCAGGGGTACAGCGATGAGGAATATATACAAAATCTACCACGTATATCGCTCCCATTTACCGATGTGGGTAAGTTTAGGGGCTTTCCCATCAAAGGAGACTCCATGCCCCCGCTCGAAACCGGAGCCTATGTAATCGGGAAATATGTGGAAGATCTGACCGACATCAAAGACGGGAAAACCTATGTGGTACTCACTCAAAACGATGGGCTTGTGTACAAGCGGCTTTATAATAAAATTGAGGAAGATGGCACCATTCACCTGCACTCTGACAACAAAACCTATGTACCCTATCAAATCAAACCCGAAGAAGTATTTGAACTATGGAGTTTTGTAGCGAGCCTCAACCCTACCGACCAGCCTATTTCAGATTTACTTTACAATACTATTCAGAGTATCCAGGCCGATGTGGCCCAGCTCAGGATGCAGCAGCTTAAAGGAAAAGTCTGA
- a CDS encoding GMC family oxidoreductase: protein MNLNLTAKEKNTYDAIVVGSGISGGWAAKELCEKGLKVLMLERGRDIKHIEDYKHAMQSPWELDHHGRLTNELKQKFPVQSIEGSYPITEANQEFWLPEDVSPYLSEKPFDWYRGAGVGGKSLLWGRQVYRWSDFDFEANARDGVGTDWPIRYKDLEPWYAYVEKFIGVSGSYENIPHIPDSVFQPAMDLNCVEEDFKTKIHAKYGRERLVTIGRVAHITKATEEQTALGRASCQHRNACSSGCPFGAYFSTQSATLPAATKTGNLTLRSDAVVSRVIYDEKKQKATGVEVINANTKESVEYYAKVIFLTASTIGSTHIMLNSVSGRFPKGLGNDSDQLGRNLMDHHSRVGANALVEGFTDKYYFGRRANGIFVPRYRNIGTDKRNYIRGFDYQGGASRSGWSRGFQADVFGKELKQMATEPGEWSINLSSFGECLPYEDNRMYLHADEKDQFGMPKIVFDAEIKENEHKMRIDMANDAAEMLEAAGYKNVKSYKKEDFHLGLSKHEMGTARMGLDAKTSVLNANNQVWGCENVYVTDGAAMASSNCVNPSLTYMALTARACAHAVAELKKLNL, encoded by the coding sequence ATGAATCTTAACCTGACGGCCAAGGAAAAAAACACATACGATGCCATAGTGGTGGGCTCGGGAATAAGCGGAGGCTGGGCAGCCAAAGAACTCTGCGAAAAAGGACTAAAAGTGCTCATGCTCGAAAGAGGGAGGGACATTAAGCATATAGAAGACTATAAACATGCTATGCAGTCGCCATGGGAGCTCGATCACCACGGCCGACTTACCAATGAACTCAAACAGAAATTCCCTGTTCAATCAATTGAAGGAAGCTACCCTATTACCGAAGCCAATCAGGAATTTTGGTTACCTGAAGATGTGAGCCCATACCTCAGTGAAAAACCCTTTGACTGGTATCGCGGAGCAGGAGTAGGAGGGAAGTCGTTGCTTTGGGGCCGGCAGGTGTATCGCTGGAGTGATTTCGATTTTGAGGCCAATGCCCGTGACGGTGTGGGAACTGACTGGCCCATCAGATACAAAGACCTGGAGCCCTGGTATGCTTATGTAGAGAAGTTTATAGGGGTGAGTGGTAGTTATGAAAACATTCCGCACATACCTGACAGTGTTTTTCAGCCTGCAATGGACCTAAACTGTGTAGAGGAGGATTTTAAAACCAAAATTCATGCAAAATATGGTCGCGAAAGGTTGGTGACCATTGGCAGAGTGGCACATATCACCAAGGCTACTGAAGAACAGACGGCTTTGGGCAGAGCATCATGTCAGCATCGTAATGCTTGTTCCTCGGGTTGTCCGTTCGGAGCGTATTTTAGTACACAATCGGCCACATTGCCTGCTGCAACGAAGACCGGTAACCTTACACTCAGGTCAGATGCGGTGGTGTCCAGGGTGATTTATGATGAAAAAAAGCAAAAAGCCACCGGCGTGGAGGTGATAAATGCGAACACCAAAGAGTCGGTAGAATATTATGCTAAAGTCATATTTTTGACGGCCTCCACTATTGGTAGTACGCATATTATGCTCAATTCGGTGTCGGGTCGGTTTCCTAAAGGCCTTGGAAATGATAGTGATCAATTGGGTCGCAATCTGATGGACCATCATTCACGTGTAGGAGCCAATGCTCTCGTGGAGGGTTTTACTGACAAGTATTACTTTGGTCGTCGGGCCAACGGTATTTTTGTGCCCCGTTATCGCAATATTGGAACTGACAAGCGTAACTATATCCGTGGATTTGACTATCAGGGTGGTGCAAGCCGGAGTGGTTGGAGCCGGGGTTTTCAGGCTGATGTTTTTGGAAAGGAACTCAAGCAGATGGCTACCGAACCGGGAGAATGGAGCATCAATCTGAGTTCATTTGGGGAGTGTCTGCCTTATGAAGACAACCGCATGTATCTGCATGCCGATGAAAAAGACCAGTTTGGAATGCCAAAGATAGTTTTTGATGCCGAAATTAAAGAAAACGAGCACAAAATGAGGATAGATATGGCCAATGATGCCGCAGAAATGCTCGAAGCTGCCGGATACAAAAATGTAAAATCTTACAAAAAAGAAGATTTTCATCTCGGATTGTCAAAGCATGAAATGGGTACTGCCCGCATGGGCCTGGATGCCAAAACTTCGGTGCTCAACGCTAATAATCAGGTGTGGGGTTGTGAAAATGTATATGTGACCGACGGTGCCGCCATGGCTTCTTCTAACTGTGTGAACCCGTCACTTACTTACATGGCCCTCACTGCCCGTGCGTGTGCCCATGCGGTGGCTGAGCTAAAAAAACTCAACCTTTAG
- a CDS encoding TonB-dependent receptor: MKGKFYLRSFLMLMLGLVVSLQMTFAQGRKVSGKVTDAADGSGVPGASVTIKGTTRGAATDASGNFSLDVRGAGDVLVVSFVGYKTEEITVGAQTVINVTLTSDAASLEEVVVTGYSVDKRKESTGAVAIVKPKDLTVVPSSSIDQQLQGRVAGVNVVTTSQPGSGSQVRIRGFGAFGGNEPLIVVDGLPVGDVNFLNPEDVETVTVLKDASAASIYGARAANGVIIYTTKKGKKGTGKLNISYDGVFGATDPGEGQQMMNPQDQATWTWNALRNSGSPLSHPQYGSGATPILPDYLKVGNRNGVVGTIDLAAEKAKYNITGPTIGDFYQVIKANKEGTDWYKELTQTGTISRHTLGFSGGGQGSRFYVGLSSQKQQGILPSQSATRYAFRVNTEFDILKNLRIGENLQVTYLSINGRNGGNNGLESSQLENDILGAFRSPTIIPVRDEFGGWAGTTAIGFGQGSNPVANQQHNKLNKNFNAIGTGNLYIEWDPIKDLTLRSSIGGNYNNFYGWGYGRPIYETLENKGVVWSYNENGGFRMGWTFTNTATYKKKFGIHNIEVLVGQEALNTGAGKNMAANGRDPFAGDLDYITISTLNTLNPATSTKDNGINFLSYFGRAIYNLHDKYYLTGVLRRDGSSRFGSESRFGIFPAFSAAWRISEESFMKDLPWVTDLKIRGGYGTMGNSNNVDPGNQFSLYAQNLGNSVYDISGTNGGIAPGYTQTRIGNPGAKWETSVTQNIGFDGTFLKSRLEIVFDLWRKNTKDLLYRLPITQTAGEATPPFVNVGTMLNEGVDVQVITRGNLVKDVKYELDLTASFLHNEITEIGGGLTYLQDVNPGFRGVNPVRNQLGLSLSSFYGYKVQGLFQSADEIKSAPTQDGAGVGRFRYMDLNGRDAKGQLTGKPDGKIDADDRTYLGSPVPKFTGGLNFRLSYKNFDLVSYFYTSIGNKIFNISKRFTDFYPLFAGSAISERVKDSWTPENRDTNIPIFEANDGFSTGSQSSDFYVEDGSYLRFQNLTIGYNLPTNVVEKLKLGRVRASASVNNLFTVTKYGGLDPQVAGAADTNFGIDLGNFPMTRQITFGLNVGF, translated from the coding sequence ATGAAAGGAAAATTCTATTTGAGATCTTTTCTGATGCTTATGCTTGGGCTTGTAGTGAGCCTTCAGATGACATTTGCACAGGGAAGAAAAGTTAGTGGAAAGGTGACCGACGCAGCCGATGGTTCCGGCGTACCGGGAGCATCTGTTACCATTAAAGGTACTACCAGAGGTGCAGCTACAGATGCCAGTGGTAACTTCTCTCTTGATGTTCGGGGTGCAGGAGATGTTTTAGTCGTAAGTTTTGTAGGTTACAAAACAGAAGAAATCACAGTAGGTGCTCAGACAGTAATCAATGTAACATTGACTTCTGATGCTGCTTCACTTGAAGAAGTTGTAGTAACAGGATATTCTGTTGACAAAAGAAAAGAATCAACTGGTGCTGTTGCCATTGTAAAACCAAAAGATTTGACAGTTGTGCCTTCTTCCAGTATTGATCAGCAGCTTCAAGGTCGTGTTGCTGGTGTTAATGTAGTAACAACCAGTCAGCCGGGTTCAGGTTCTCAAGTAAGGATCAGAGGATTTGGTGCATTTGGTGGTAACGAACCACTTATAGTTGTGGATGGATTGCCAGTAGGTGATGTTAACTTCCTTAATCCTGAAGACGTTGAAACTGTTACAGTGTTGAAAGATGCCTCTGCAGCTTCAATCTATGGAGCAAGAGCTGCCAACGGTGTAATTATCTATACTACCAAAAAAGGGAAAAAAGGTACAGGGAAATTAAACATTTCTTATGACGGTGTATTTGGTGCTACAGATCCGGGTGAAGGACAACAAATGATGAATCCACAAGATCAGGCTACCTGGACATGGAATGCATTACGTAATTCTGGTTCTCCATTGTCACATCCGCAGTATGGTTCGGGTGCAACTCCAATTTTGCCAGATTATTTAAAGGTTGGTAACAGAAACGGTGTTGTTGGAACCATCGATTTGGCTGCAGAAAAAGCCAAATATAACATTACAGGACCAACAATTGGCGATTTCTATCAAGTAATCAAAGCCAATAAAGAAGGAACTGACTGGTATAAAGAATTGACTCAAACTGGTACTATTAGCCGTCATACTCTTGGATTTTCAGGTGGTGGTCAAGGTTCAAGATTCTATGTAGGTTTATCGAGCCAAAAGCAGCAAGGTATTTTACCTAGCCAGTCGGCCACAAGATATGCTTTCAGAGTTAATACTGAATTTGATATTTTGAAAAACCTTAGAATCGGTGAAAACTTGCAGGTTACTTATCTTTCAATTAATGGAAGAAACGGTGGAAATAACGGTTTGGAAAGTTCGCAGTTGGAAAATGATATCTTGGGAGCATTCAGATCTCCAACAATTATTCCGGTTCGTGATGAATTTGGGGGATGGGCAGGTACTACTGCTATTGGTTTTGGCCAGGGTTCTAATCCTGTAGCAAATCAGCAACATAATAAACTCAATAAAAACTTTAATGCAATTGGTACCGGCAATTTATATATTGAATGGGATCCAATCAAAGATTTGACATTAAGATCGTCTATAGGTGGTAATTATAATAACTTCTATGGTTGGGGTTATGGACGACCAATATATGAAACTCTGGAAAATAAAGGAGTTGTATGGTCGTATAATGAAAATGGTGGATTTAGAATGGGGTGGACATTTACAAATACTGCTACCTATAAAAAGAAATTTGGAATCCATAACATTGAAGTTTTAGTGGGACAAGAAGCTCTAAATACAGGTGCCGGTAAAAATATGGCGGCCAATGGTAGAGATCCTTTTGCAGGTGATTTGGATTATATTACTATTTCAACTTTGAATACTTTAAATCCTGCCACCAGTACTAAAGATAATGGCATTAACTTTTTATCTTATTTTGGTAGAGCCATTTACAACCTTCATGACAAATATTATTTGACTGGAGTTTTAAGAAGAGATGGTTCTTCAAGATTTGGTTCTGAGTCAAGATTTGGTATTTTCCCAGCTTTCTCTGCTGCATGGAGAATTTCTGAAGAGTCATTTATGAAAGATCTTCCTTGGGTAACTGATCTTAAAATCAGGGGAGGTTATGGTACAATGGGTAACTCTAACAACGTAGACCCAGGTAACCAATTTAGCCTTTATGCTCAAAATTTGGGTAATTCGGTTTATGATATTAGTGGAACCAACGGTGGGATTGCTCCTGGATATACTCAAACAAGAATTGGTAACCCAGGTGCGAAATGGGAAACTTCTGTAACTCAAAATATTGGTTTTGATGGTACTTTCTTAAAAAGCCGTTTAGAAATTGTTTTTGACTTATGGAGAAAAAATACCAAAGATCTATTGTATAGACTTCCGATTACTCAAACCGCTGGTGAGGCAACTCCACCATTTGTAAACGTGGGTACTATGTTAAATGAGGGTGTTGATGTTCAGGTGATTACACGTGGTAATCTTGTAAAAGATGTTAAATATGAATTAGATCTTACTGCAAGTTTCCTTCATAATGAAATCACAGAAATTGGTGGTGGACTTACATATCTTCAGGATGTTAACCCTGGCTTTAGAGGAGTTAACCCAGTTAGAAACCAATTGGGATTATCACTTTCTTCGTTTTATGGATACAAAGTACAAGGTTTGTTCCAGTCAGCTGACGAAATCAAATCTGCTCCAACTCAGGACGGTGCTGGTGTAGGTAGATTCCGTTATATGGATTTAAATGGTAGAGATGCTAAAGGTCAATTAACTGGAAAACCAGATGGTAAAATTGATGCAGATGACCGTACTTATTTAGGTTCACCTGTTCCTAAATTTACAGGCGGTTTGAACTTCAGATTGAGCTATAAAAACTTTGACTTGGTTAGTTATTTCTATACTTCTATTGGAAATAAAATCTTTAATATATCTAAAAGATTTACAGATTTCTATCCATTGTTTGCCGGTTCTGCTATCTCAGAAAGAGTTAAAGATTCATGGACTCCTGAAAACAGAGATACAAATATTCCAATTTTTGAGGCCAATGACGGATTCAGTACAGGTTCACAATCAAGTGACTTCTACGTTGAAGATGGCTCTTATTTAAGATTCCAAAATCTTACTATAGGTTATAACCTTCCAACCAATGTTGTAGAAAAACTTAAACTTGGAAGAGTAAGAGCAAGTGCATCAGTAAACAATCTGTTTACTGTAACAAAATATGGTGGACTTGACCCACAAGTGGCAGGAGCAGCTGATACTAACTTTGGTATTGATTTGGGTAACTTCCCAATGACCCGTCAGATTACATTTGGCTTGAATGTCGGTTTTTAA
- a CDS encoding RagB/SusD family nutrient uptake outer membrane protein, whose translation MKKISIAIVFLALIVGGYSCKDTFLDVAPTGSISKNQLTTKAGLEGSLIAAYAQLSGLGSYAGGPSNWVWGAIRGGDANKGTDPGDFSDINPIQRFEYNPSLPFSGELYREHFDGVARANATLALIKEAQPDVKEEEKVRMAAEAKFIRAHFYFQLKRNFDNVPYVDENINVSNGIEKVKNDVDIWPKIEADFKEAFDKLPETQTAVGRANKWAAAAYLAKAYMFQKKYPEAKALFDQIIANGKTAGGKKYALLPKYSDLYRVANDNSAESVFAVQATVKSGNGNNANADLQLNFIQGTEPGTCCGFFQPTFEFVNSFRTTADGLPYLDGSYNDPSKAVKHDMGIASTAGFTPDNGPLDPRLDHTVGRRGIPFLDWGLHTGFSMIRNQPNAGPYSPKKYLYTKAEKAAGMTETGGWGHQTFNAYNVTIIRYADVLLMAAEAEIEAGSLAKALEYTNMVRGRAANESDYVKIDGAPAANYSIKTYASFPDKDFARAAVRYERRMELGMEGHRFYDLVRWGEDVAAINKYLKYDQVLLPGAFGGASYQAKHKILPLPQSQIDLVGADVLKQNAGY comes from the coding sequence ATGAAAAAAATATCAATAGCAATCGTATTTTTAGCGTTAATCGTTGGAGGATACTCGTGTAAAGACACATTCCTCGACGTAGCACCAACCGGTTCGATTTCCAAGAACCAATTAACCACCAAAGCAGGTTTAGAAGGTAGTTTGATAGCTGCTTATGCTCAGTTGAGTGGATTAGGTAGTTATGCAGGTGGCCCTTCAAACTGGGTTTGGGGTGCTATTCGTGGTGGAGATGCCAATAAAGGTACTGACCCGGGTGACTTCTCTGACATCAACCCAATTCAAAGATTTGAATATAACCCTTCATTACCATTTTCTGGTGAGTTGTACAGAGAGCATTTTGATGGAGTTGCCAGAGCAAACGCTACTTTGGCTCTTATTAAAGAAGCTCAGCCTGATGTAAAGGAGGAAGAAAAGGTAAGAATGGCTGCTGAGGCTAAGTTTATCAGAGCACATTTCTATTTTCAATTGAAAAGAAACTTTGACAATGTACCTTACGTAGATGAGAATATAAACGTTTCAAACGGAATTGAGAAAGTTAAAAATGATGTTGATATCTGGCCTAAAATTGAGGCTGACTTCAAAGAAGCTTTTGATAAACTTCCTGAAACTCAAACAGCTGTAGGTAGAGCAAACAAATGGGCAGCAGCAGCATACCTTGCAAAAGCCTATATGTTTCAGAAAAAATACCCTGAGGCTAAAGCCCTTTTTGATCAGATCATAGCAAATGGAAAAACTGCAGGTGGTAAAAAATATGCTTTGCTTCCTAAATACTCTGATCTTTATCGTGTAGCCAATGACAACAGTGCCGAGTCGGTATTTGCTGTACAAGCCACAGTTAAATCAGGTAATGGTAATAATGCCAATGCAGATCTTCAATTGAACTTTATACAAGGAACTGAACCAGGTACATGTTGTGGATTCTTTCAGCCAACATTTGAGTTTGTGAACTCTTTCAGAACTACTGCTGACGGTCTTCCTTATCTTGATGGTTCTTATAACGACCCTTCAAAAGCCGTTAAACATGATATGGGTATTGCTTCAACAGCAGGTTTTACTCCAGATAATGGTCCACTTGATCCAAGATTAGACCATACCGTGGGTAGAAGAGGTATTCCATTTTTGGATTGGGGACTTCATACTGGTTTTAGTATGATTCGTAACCAACCCAATGCCGGACCATATTCTCCTAAAAAGTATCTTTATACTAAAGCTGAGAAAGCCGCAGGTATGACAGAAACTGGAGGTTGGGGACACCAAACTTTTAATGCCTACAATGTTACAATTATCAGATATGCTGATGTACTTTTGATGGCGGCTGAAGCTGAAATTGAAGCTGGATCTTTAGCAAAAGCTCTTGAATATACCAATATGGTTAGAGGAAGAGCAGCAAATGAGTCTGATTATGTTAAAATTGACGGTGCACCTGCAGCCAATTATTCAATAAAAACCTATGCATCATTCCCTGATAAAGACTTTGCCCGTGCTGCTGTAAGGTACGAAAGAAGAATGGAACTAGGAATGGAAGGTCATCGTTTCTATGACTTGGTTAGATGGGGTGAGGACGTAGCCGCTATCAATAAATATTTGAAATATGATCAGGTATTATTACCTGGTGCATTTGGCGGAGCTTCTTATCAGGCAAAGCATAAAATATTGCCACTTCCTCAATCTCAGATTGACCTTGTTGGTGCTGATGTTTTAAAACAAAATGCAGGTTATTAA